In the genome of Nymphaea colorata isolate Beijing-Zhang1983 chromosome 9, ASM883128v2, whole genome shotgun sequence, one region contains:
- the LOC126410376 gene encoding peroxidase P7-like, translated as MASSMISRFLLVACAILAVVTCPASAQLSVNFYATSCPNVFDTVRTIVRSTVSNEPRMGASLIRLFFHDCFVNGCDGSILLDGSSGEKEALPNRDNSVRGYEVIDTIKTQLNSTCSGGNVVSCADIVAIAARDSVVALGGPTYSVVVGRRDSRTSFQSTANSDLPGFFEDLDAITTKFTNKGFTQREMVALSGAHTVGQARCSTFRDRIYNETNIDSTLATSRQANCPRAQGLPGDRNLAPLDGTPTTFDNNYYQDLTNRRGLLHSDQVLFNGGATDSIVRTYSTDANTFFNDFANAMVKMANLSPLTGTQGEVRINCRIPN; from the exons ATGGCTTCCTCTATGATCTCAAGATTCCTTCTCGTGGCTTGTGCCATCCTCGCTGTAGTAACTTGCCCTGCAAGTGCACAGCTCTCCGTTAACTTCTATGCCACTTCCTGCCCAAATGTCTTTGACACAGTAAGAACCATAGTTAGGTCCACTGTTAGCAATGAACCTCGCATGGGTGCATCCCTTATTCGCCTCTTCTTCCATGATTGCTTTGTTAAT GGATGCGATGGCAGCATCCTCTTGGATGGAAGCAGTGGAGAGAAAGAAGCCCTTCCTAACAGGGACAACTCAGTGAGAGGGTATGAGGTCATCGACACAATCAAGACTCAGCTGAACTCTACTTGCAGTGGTGGAAACGTCGTCTCTTGTGCAGATATCGTCGCCATTGCTGCTCGTGACTCTGTTGTTGCA TTGGGAGGACCAACTTATTCAGTGGTAGTAGGAAGGAGGGACTCGAGGACATCCTTTCAGTCTACTGCAAACAGTGACCTGCCCGGCTTCTTCGAAGATCTGGACGCCATCACCACCAAGTTCACCAACAAGGGGTTCACTCAGAGGGAGATGGTTGCCCTGTCAGGCGCGCACACAGTCGGCCAAGCCCGGTGCTCGACATTCCGTGACCGCATCTACAACGAGACCAACATTGATTCCACACTCGCGACCAGTCGCCAGGCCAACTGCCCAAGAGCACAAGGCCTGCCGGGTGACCGGAATCTAGCACCACTTGATGGAACACCCACCACCTTCGACAACAATTACTACCAGGATCTGACCAACAGAAGGGGACTCCTCCACTCAGACCAGGTCCTCTTTAATGGCGGTGCCACTGACTCCATTGTCAGAACTTACAGTACTGATGCCAACACCTTCTTCAACGACTTCGCCAATGCGATGGTCAAGATGGCGAACCTTAGCCCGCTCACTGGAACCCAAGGTGAAGTGAGGATCAATTGCAGGATACCCAACTAG
- the LOC116260650 gene encoding peroxidase P7-like — protein sequence MATHSSSSVKLPFYLLLLLLSSMASSPALAQLSVSFYATTCPSVFDTVRASVRSAVSREPRMGASLIRLFFHDCFAGGCDGSILLDGADGEKTAAPNVNSVRGYEVIDAIKARLSTACGGNVVSCADIVAIAARDSVVELGGPSYGVPVGRRDSTTSNKDGAERDLPGFFENLDAIIAKFARKGFTAREMVALSGAHTVGQAQCATFRDRIYNETNIDPTFASMRQANCPRSSGQGDGNLAPLDSQSPNRFGNNYFQELTNRRGLLHSDQVLFNGGSTDSIVTLYSSNPTAFATDFANAMAKMGNLGVLTGAQGQIRVDCKRVN from the exons ATGGCAactcattcttcttcctctgtcaAACTGCCCTTCtatctcctcctcctcctcctctcgtcCATGGCATCTTCTCCAGCCCTTGCCCAACTCTCCGTCTCCTTCTACGCCACCACCTGCCCTTCTGTCTTCGACACGGTTCGCGCCTCTGTGAGGTCCGCCGTCAGCAGGGAGCCTCGCATGGGCGCCTCCCTCATTCGCCTCTTCTTCCACGACTGCTTCGCCGGC GGCTGTGACGGAAGCATCCTTTTGGATGGTGCCGATGGAGAGAAGACGGCAGCGCCCAACGTCAACTCGGTTAGAGGGTATGAGGTCATCGATGCCATCAAGGCCCGACTCTCCACAGCCTGCGGCGGCAACGTCGTCTCCTGTGCAGACATCGTCGCCATTGCTGCTCGCGATTCTGTCGTAGAA TTGGGAGGACCGTCGTACGGTGTGCCGGTGGGGAggagagattcaacaacatccAACAAAGACGGTGCCGAGAGGGATCTTCCTGGCTTCTTCGAGAACTTGGATGCCATTATCGCCAAATTCGCCAGAAAGGGATTCACAGCGAGGGAGATGGTCGCCCTCTCCGGCGCCCACACCGTGGGTCAAGCTCAGTGCGCAACGTTCCGAGACCGCATCTACAACGAGACCAACATCGACCCAACATTCGCGTCCATGAGACAGGCCAACTGCCCCAGATCTTCCGGCCAAGGAGACGGGAACTTGGCTCCGTTGGACTCCCAGAGCCCCAACCGCTTCGGCAACAACTACTTTCAGGAGTTGACGAACAGGAGAGGACTCCTCCACTCCGACCAAGTTTTGTTTAATGGTGGTTCCACCGATTCCATAGTGACTCTTTACAGCAGTAACCCAACTGCATTTGCTACCGATTTCGCCAATGCCATGGCGAAGATGGGGAACCTTGGTGTGCTCACTGGAGCCCAAGGCCAAATTAGAGTTGACTGCAAGAGGGTCAACTGA
- the LOC116260651 gene encoding uncharacterized protein LOC116260651 — protein MATHSSSSVKLPFYLLLLLLSSMASSPALAQLSVSFYATTCPSVFDTVRASVRSAVSREPRMGASLIRLFFHDCFVGGCDGSILLDGTDGEKTAAPNANSVRGYEVIDAIKARLSTACGGNVVSCADIVAIAARNSVVELGGPSYAVPVGRRDSTTSNKDGAERDLPGFDENLDAIIVKFASKGFTAREMVALSGAHTVGQARCATFRDRIYNETNIDPTFASLRQANCPRSSGQGDGNLASLDSQSPNRFGNNYFQELTSRRGLLHSDQVLFNGGSTDSIVTLYSSNPTAFATDFANAMAKMGNIGVLTGAQGQIRVDCKRYTSSTMASSMISRFLLVVSVILAVVTCPASAQLSVNFYATSCPNVFDTVRTIVRSTVSNEPRMGASLLRLFFHDCFVSGCDGSILLDGSTGEKEALPNADNSVRGYEVIDTIKTQLNSTCSGGNVVSCADIVAIAARDSVVALGGPTYSVVVGRRDSRTSFQTAANNELPGFSEDLGAITTKFTNKGFTQREMVALSGAHTVGQARCSTFRDRIYNETNIDSTLATSRQANCPRAQGLPGDRNLAPLDGTPTTFDNNYFQDLTNRRGLLHSDQVLFNGGATDSIVRTYSTDANTFFNDFANAMAKMANLSPLTRTQGEVRINCRRPN, from the exons ATGGCAactcattcttcttcctctgtcaAACTGCCCTTCtatctcctcctcctcctcctctcgtcCATGGCATCTTCTCCAGCCCTTGCCCAACTCTCCGTCTCCTTCTACGCCACCACCTGCCCTTCTGTCTTCGACACCGTGCGCGCTTCTGTGAGGTCCGCCGTCAGCAGGGAGCCTCGCATGGGCGCCTCCCTCATTCGCCTCTTCTTCCACGACTGCTTCGTCGGC GGCTGTGACGGAAGCATCCTTTTGGATGGTACCGATGGAGAAAAGACGGCAGCGCCCAACGCCAACTCGGTTAGAGGGTATGAGGTGATCGATGCCATCAAGGCCCGACTCTCCACAGCCTGCGGCGGCAACGTCGTCTCCTGTGCAGACATCGTCGCCATTGCTGCCCGCAATTCTGTCGTAGAA TTGGGAGGACCGTCATACGCTGTGCCAGTGGGGAggagagattcaacaacatccAACAAAGACGGTGCCGAGAGGGATCTTCCTGGGTTCGACGAGAACTTGGATGCCATCATCGTCAAATTTGCCAGTAAGGGATTCACGGCGAGGGAGATGGTCGCCCTCTCCGGCGCCCACACAGTGGGACAAGCTCGGTGCGCAACGTTCCGAGACCGCATCTACAATGAGACCAACATCGACCCCACGTTCGCGTCCTTGCGGCAAGCCAACTGCCCCAGATCTTCGGGTCAGGGAGACGGCAACTTGGCTTCGTTGGACTCCCAAAGCCCCAATCGCTTCGGCAATAACTACTTTCAGGAGTTGACGAGCAGGAGAGGACTCCTCCACTCCGACCAAGTTCTCTTTAATGGCGGTTCCACCGATTCCATAGTGACTCTATATAGCAGTAACCCAACTGCATTTGCTACCGACTTTGCCAATGCCATGGCGAAGATGGGGAACATTGGTGTGCTCACTGGAGCTCAGGGCCAGATTAGAGTTGACTGCAAGAGG TATACTTCTTCAACAATGGCTTCCTCTATGATCTCAAGATTCCTCCTCGTGGTTTCTGTCATCCTTGCTGTAGTAACTTGCCCCGCAAGTGCACAGCTCTCTGTTAACTTCTATGCCACTTCCTGCCCAAATGTCTTTGACACAGTAAGAACCATAGTTAGGTCCACTGTTAGCAATGAACCTCGCATGGGTGCATCCCTTCTTCGCCTCTTCTTCCATGACTGCTTTGTCAGc GGCTGCGATGGCAGCATCCTCTTGGATGGAAGCACTGGAGAGAAAGAAGCCCTCCCTAACGCGGACAACTCAGTGAGAGGGTATGAGGTCATCGACACCATCAAGACTCAGCTGAACTCTACTTGCAGTGGTGGAAACGTCGTCTCTTGTGCAGATATCGTCGCCATTGCTGCTCGTGACTCTGTTGTTGCA TTGGGAGGACCTACTTATTCAGTAGTAGTAGGAAGGAGAGACTCGAGAACATCCTTTCAAACTGCTGCAAATAATGAGCTCCCCGGCTTCTCTGAAGACCTGGGCGCCATCACCACCAAGTTCACCAACAAGGGGTTCACTCAGCGGGAGATGGTTGCCCTGTCAGGCGCGCACACAGTCGGCCAAGCACGGTGCTCGACATTCCGTGACCGCATCTACAACGAGACCAACATTGATTCCACACTCGCGACCAGTCGCCAGGCCAACTGCCCAAGAGCACAAGGCCTGCCGGGTGACAGGAATCTAGCACCACTGGATGGAACACCCACCACCTTCGACAACAATTACTTCCAAGATCTGACCAACAGAAGGGGACTCCTCCACTCAGACCAGGTCCTCTTTAATGGCGGTGCCACTGACTCCATTGTCAGAACTTACAGTACCGATGCCAACACCTTTTTTAACGACTTCGCCAATGCCATGGCCAAGATGGCGAACCTTAGTCCGCTCACTAGAACCCAAGGTGAAGTGAGGATCAATTGCAGGAGACCCAACTAG